The DNA window CGTCCATGCTGCCATAGTCAACCGAGTGCAGAAGGAGCCCGCTCTCCACCAGCTCCTCAAACTTCCGGACGGTCTTGAGAACCTTTATAGAGCAGTTTGAGAAGTCCAAAGTCACCAGTGGACGCCTGAAGACCTCGGAACAGTCCCCTGACAGCTCAAATTTACCGTCTCTGTTGACGTACTTGAGGAGCAGGACCGGCCGCTTCGTGGCCCTCGCAAGGTTCGAGGCGGTGCTTCCGACGAACATCGTCCTCCATATGTTCTCTCCCATGCTGGGAATGACCACTAGATCCACTCCCTTCTCCTCGGCGGCCTCGGCTATTTCCATCGAAGGGATTCCTATCCTCACAATCGCCTCGACCTTCACACCGTCCCCCTTGAGCTCCTCAGCCAGCCCCTCCAGCCTCTCGCGATACACGTCCTCGAGTTCAAAGGCCTCGAACTCGGCTATGGTTATATCGACGACGTGGATGAGGTAGAGCTCCCTAACACCCATGGAAATGAGCTTGGGGATGCAGGTGCGCAGGGCGTGTATGGACACGTCCGAAAAGTCGGTCGGGTACAATACCTTCTCAAACATCTCGAACACCCCAGTATTAATTTGGACGTTGATGCTTATTATCGTTGCCCATGTATTGGAAAGGGTTATAACGCCCCGATTGAAGTTTGAACGGTGATAGCTATGGTCAAGAGGGTCCACATATTCGACTGGCATAAGGAGAATGCCAAGAAGGTCGAGGAGTTCGCTGGCTGGGAGATGCCCATCTGGTACTCCAGCATAAAGGACGAACACCTCGCCG is part of the Thermococcus celericrescens genome and encodes:
- a CDS encoding universal stress protein; this translates as MFEKVLYPTDFSDVSIHALRTCIPKLISMGVRELYLIHVVDITIAEFEAFELEDVYRERLEGLAEELKGDGVKVEAIVRIGIPSMEIAEAAEEKGVDLVVIPSMGENIWRTMFVGSTASNLARATKRPVLLLKYVNRDGKFELSGDCSEVFRRPLVTLDFSNCSIKVLKTVRKFEELVESGLLLHSVDYGSMDELEHNIELAKKNLEKSARGLRAGFEAEVMVGSASQAIIGTSLAKNSTLIVIGKKGRSFIKDLLLGSTAERVIRDSKVPVLLVPCD